The Hymenobacter sp. DG01 genome has a segment encoding these proteins:
- a CDS encoding ABC transporter ATP-binding protein: MARSDSFFSTISAKKPRPDGKPALTVRERFSALKNLPEFLRLIWQTSPALTLGNVALRLLRAALPVAMLYVGQLILDTVVQLSRQPAAERLLTPVLTLVALEFGLAILSDALGRGVALLDSLLGDLFANQTSVRLMQHAAELDLDQFEDSAFYDKLERARRQTLSRTVLMAQVLSQAQDFITMVFLAVGLVAFNPWLLLLLLVAVVPAFLGESHFNERSYSLVHGWTPERRELDYLRQTGASDETAKEVKIFGLSGFLIDRFRTLSDEFYQQNRSLVIRRAGWGTFFAAVGAAGYYAAYVYIISQAVRGQVSIGQLTFLAGSFGRMRGLLEGILSRFSAVAEGALYLQDFFDFFHLQPRIRRDEAQPVRPFPRPIREGFRFDNVGFKYRNAEKWALRNLNFTLQAGEKLALVGENGAGKTTLVKLLARLYDPTEGHILLDGHDLREYDPAELRQEIGVIFQDFVRFQLPAGQNLAVGRIEQKDNQPRIEQAAAQSLADSVIAKLPQGYEQMIGRRFNGGVDLSGGEWQKIALGRAYMRDAQLLILDEPTAALDARAEYEVFQRFKDLTQGKTAVLISHRFSTVRMADRILVIENGQFVEIGSHPELLARGGRYAELFQLQAAGYQ, translated from the coding sequence ATGGCTCGTTCTGATTCCTTCTTCTCTACCATTTCTGCCAAGAAGCCCCGTCCCGATGGCAAGCCTGCCCTGACGGTGCGGGAGCGGTTTTCGGCCCTCAAAAATCTGCCGGAGTTTCTGCGCCTGATCTGGCAGACCAGCCCCGCCCTGACGCTGGGCAATGTGGCGCTCCGCCTGCTGCGGGCGGCCCTGCCGGTAGCTATGCTTTATGTCGGGCAACTCATCCTCGATACGGTGGTGCAGCTCAGTCGCCAACCCGCGGCGGAGCGCCTGCTCACGCCGGTGCTGACGCTGGTGGCCCTGGAGTTTGGCCTGGCCATTCTGTCCGATGCCCTGGGTAGGGGTGTGGCCCTGCTCGACTCATTGCTGGGCGACCTGTTTGCCAACCAGACCTCGGTGCGCCTCATGCAGCACGCCGCCGAGCTGGACCTAGACCAGTTCGAGGACAGCGCTTTTTACGATAAGCTGGAGCGGGCGCGCCGCCAGACCCTTTCGCGCACCGTGCTCATGGCTCAGGTGCTCAGCCAGGCCCAGGACTTTATTACCATGGTGTTTCTGGCCGTGGGCCTGGTAGCGTTTAACCCGTGGCTGCTGCTGTTGCTGCTGGTGGCGGTGGTGCCGGCCTTCCTGGGCGAGTCGCACTTCAATGAGCGCAGCTACTCCCTGGTGCACGGCTGGACGCCCGAGCGGCGCGAGCTGGACTACCTGCGCCAAACCGGCGCCTCCGATGAAACGGCCAAGGAAGTCAAGATTTTCGGGCTGTCGGGCTTTCTGATTGACCGGTTCCGGACCCTTTCCGACGAGTTTTACCAGCAGAATAGGTCGCTCGTGATTCGGCGGGCGGGCTGGGGTACGTTCTTCGCAGCGGTGGGCGCGGCCGGTTACTACGCTGCCTACGTGTATATCATCAGCCAAGCCGTGCGCGGGCAGGTGAGCATTGGACAGCTTACGTTTCTGGCCGGTTCCTTTGGTCGGATGCGAGGCTTGCTGGAAGGTATTCTGAGCCGGTTTAGCGCCGTGGCCGAGGGCGCCTTGTACCTGCAGGATTTCTTTGACTTCTTCCACCTGCAGCCCCGTATCCGCCGCGACGAGGCGCAGCCGGTGCGGCCGTTTCCAAGGCCTATCCGGGAAGGGTTCAGGTTCGATAATGTGGGATTCAAGTACCGCAATGCCGAGAAGTGGGCCCTGCGTAACCTCAACTTCACGCTGCAGGCCGGCGAGAAATTGGCGCTAGTGGGCGAAAACGGCGCCGGCAAGACTACCCTCGTGAAACTGCTGGCCCGCCTCTACGACCCCACCGAGGGCCACATTCTGCTGGATGGCCATGATTTGCGCGAGTACGACCCCGCCGAGCTGCGCCAGGAGATTGGAGTGATTTTTCAGGATTTCGTGCGCTTCCAGCTGCCGGCGGGACAGAACCTGGCTGTGGGCCGCATCGAGCAGAAAGACAACCAACCCCGCATTGAGCAGGCCGCCGCCCAAAGCCTCGCCGACTCGGTTATTGCCAAGCTACCCCAGGGTTACGAGCAGATGATTGGCCGGCGCTTCAATGGGGGCGTGGACCTGAGTGGGGGCGAATGGCAGAAGATAGCCCTCGGCCGCGCCTACATGCGCGACGCCCAGCTGCTCATCCTCGATGAGCCCACCGCTGCCCTCGATGCCCGCGCCGAATACGAGGTATTTCAGCGTTTCAAGGACCTGACCCAGGGCAAAACTGCCGTGCTCATCTCGCACCGCTTCAGCACCGTGCGCATGGCCGACCGGATTCTGGTCATCGAAAACGGGCAGTTCGTGGAAATCGGGAGTCATCCTGAGTTGCTGGCCCGCGGTGGCCGCTACGCCGAGCTGTTTCAGCTGCAGGCCGCCGGGTATCAGTAG
- a CDS encoding catalase → MSGTGTAVTGTGSSYDQRTASGEDANTLTTRQGHPVTNNQNLRTVGNRGPATLENYQFLEKISHFDRERIPERVVHARGAGAHGVFEAYGKVGDEPIAKYTRAKLFQQAGKQTPVFVRFSTVGHGGHSPETLRDPRGFAVKFYTEDGNWDLVGNNLKVFFIRDAIKFPDLIHSQKPDPVTNRQSGERIFDFICNTPEAMHMVTFLFSPWGIPANYRQMQGSGVNTYKWVNDKGEAVLVKYHWEPLQGIKNLTAPEAEAIQAKNFNHATQDLFEHIAKGDFPEWELCVQIMSDDEHPELDFDPLDDTKIWPQDQFPFLPVGKMTLNKNPENYFAEVEQAAFGTGVLVDGLDFSDDKMLQGRTFSYSDTQRYRVGANYLQLPINAPKKHVATNQRDGQMTYHVDSAPGQNLSVNYEPSSLSGLKEAPRTFPDHTPRYEGRLIRESIDRTNNFKQAGERWNLHEDWEKDDLINNLVGALTDAAQVIQDKMVDLCTQCDAEYGRRLAEGLKQAKAGKTAEGGNQYNDAKSSEAAQQAEKIAHEAKPY, encoded by the coding sequence ATGTCGGGAACCGGCACGGCCGTGACCGGCACCGGTTCCTCGTACGACCAGCGCACGGCCAGCGGCGAGGATGCTAACACCCTGACCACCCGCCAGGGCCACCCCGTCACGAACAACCAGAACCTGCGCACCGTGGGCAACCGAGGTCCGGCTACGCTGGAAAACTATCAGTTTCTGGAGAAAATCAGCCACTTCGACCGGGAGCGGATTCCGGAGCGGGTGGTGCACGCCCGCGGCGCCGGTGCCCACGGTGTGTTTGAGGCCTACGGCAAGGTAGGCGACGAGCCTATTGCGAAGTACACTCGCGCCAAGCTGTTCCAGCAGGCCGGCAAGCAAACGCCCGTGTTCGTGCGCTTCAGCACGGTAGGCCACGGCGGCCACTCGCCGGAAACCCTGCGCGACCCCCGCGGCTTCGCCGTGAAGTTCTACACCGAAGACGGTAACTGGGACCTGGTAGGCAACAACCTGAAGGTGTTCTTTATCCGCGACGCCATCAAGTTCCCCGACCTGATTCACTCCCAGAAGCCCGACCCGGTAACTAACCGCCAAAGCGGGGAGCGGATTTTCGACTTTATCTGCAACACCCCGGAGGCCATGCACATGGTCACGTTTCTGTTTTCGCCCTGGGGCATTCCGGCCAACTACCGCCAGATGCAGGGCTCGGGCGTGAACACCTACAAGTGGGTAAACGACAAGGGCGAAGCCGTGCTGGTGAAGTACCACTGGGAGCCGCTGCAGGGCATCAAGAACCTGACGGCGCCGGAAGCCGAAGCCATTCAGGCCAAGAACTTCAACCACGCCACCCAGGACCTGTTCGAGCACATTGCCAAAGGCGACTTCCCCGAGTGGGAGCTGTGCGTGCAGATCATGAGCGACGATGAGCACCCGGAGCTGGACTTCGACCCGCTCGACGACACCAAGATCTGGCCCCAGGATCAGTTCCCCTTCCTGCCCGTGGGCAAGATGACGCTGAACAAAAACCCCGAGAACTACTTCGCCGAAGTAGAGCAGGCTGCGTTCGGTACGGGTGTACTGGTAGATGGCCTCGACTTCTCAGACGACAAGATGCTGCAGGGCCGCACGTTCTCGTATTCGGATACCCAGCGCTACCGCGTGGGTGCCAACTACCTGCAACTGCCCATCAACGCGCCTAAAAAGCACGTAGCCACCAACCAGCGCGACGGTCAGATGACCTACCACGTTGATTCGGCTCCGGGCCAGAACCTGAGCGTGAACTACGAGCCTTCTTCATTGAGCGGCCTGAAGGAAGCACCCCGCACCTTCCCCGACCATACGCCCCGCTACGAAGGCCGCCTGATCCGGGAGAGCATCGACCGCACCAACAACTTCAAGCAGGCCGGTGAGCGTTGGAACCTGCACGAAGACTGGGAAAAGGACGACCTCATCAACAACCTGGTGGGAGCCCTCACGGATGCCGCCCAGGTGATTCAGGACAAGATGGTTGACCTGTGCACCCAGTGCGACGCGGAGTACGGCCGCCGCCTGGCTGAAGGATTGAAGCAAGCCAAAGCCGGCAAAACGGCCGAAGGCGGCAACCAGTACAACGACGCCAAGAGCTCGGAAGCTGCTCAGCAAGCCGAGAAAATTGCGCACGAAGCCAAACCGTACTAA
- a CDS encoding MFS transporter, which produces MSAPAAPSATPATPVYTIGFWLMCLSSLLFFMSFNMLLPELPDYLTRLGGAEYKGFIIALFTLTAGLSRPFSGKLADTVGRIPVMVFGSLVCFVCGFFYPFTATVAAFLGLRLLHGFSTGFKPTGTAAFIADIIPYARRGEAMGLLGVAGSLGMAGGPMLGSFLAEQFSLNTMFYCSSGLALLSLVVQGTMTETLPQAQRQRFSWSLLRLDWSEVLEPRVLKPALVTLLCLFPFGAVLTVIPDQSRLLGLTHGSKGLFYTCYTGASLVIRLLAGNASDKYGRVPVLIGSSALMAFALVIMALSTSVPLFLGSAILFGLATGLNSPTLYAWTVDLSHPERRGRAVATMYIALEAGIGLGALLAGWLYANEPARLPLVHGLSALMVLAALLYLLRHQRVSAPEVG; this is translated from the coding sequence ATGTCTGCTCCCGCTGCTCCTTCCGCCACTCCTGCTACCCCCGTCTATACCATCGGCTTCTGGCTGATGTGCCTTTCGTCGCTGCTCTTTTTCATGAGCTTCAACATGCTCCTGCCCGAGCTGCCCGACTACCTCACGCGCCTGGGCGGGGCCGAGTACAAAGGCTTCATCATTGCCCTGTTTACGCTCACGGCCGGCCTTTCGCGCCCGTTCAGCGGCAAGCTGGCCGATACGGTGGGCCGCATTCCGGTAATGGTATTTGGCTCTTTGGTGTGCTTCGTGTGCGGATTTTTCTACCCCTTCACGGCCACGGTAGCGGCTTTTCTGGGGTTGCGGCTGCTGCATGGTTTCAGCACGGGCTTCAAGCCCACCGGTACCGCCGCCTTCATTGCCGACATCATTCCGTACGCCCGCCGGGGCGAGGCTATGGGGCTGCTGGGGGTAGCCGGCTCCCTGGGCATGGCCGGCGGGCCCATGCTGGGTTCCTTCCTGGCCGAGCAGTTTTCCCTGAACACCATGTTCTACTGCTCCTCGGGCCTGGCCCTGCTGAGTTTGGTAGTGCAGGGCACCATGACGGAAACCCTGCCCCAAGCCCAACGGCAGCGCTTTAGCTGGAGCCTGCTGCGCCTGGACTGGAGCGAGGTGCTGGAGCCCCGGGTACTGAAACCGGCCCTGGTGACCTTGCTGTGCCTGTTTCCGTTCGGGGCGGTGCTCACCGTCATCCCTGACCAGAGCCGCCTGCTGGGCCTCACCCACGGCAGCAAGGGCTTGTTTTACACCTGCTACACCGGTGCCTCTTTGGTCATCCGCCTGCTGGCCGGCAACGCCTCCGATAAGTACGGCCGCGTGCCGGTGCTTATTGGCTCTTCGGCCCTGATGGCCTTTGCGCTGGTTATAATGGCCTTATCCACTTCAGTGCCCTTGTTTCTGGGCTCGGCCATTCTGTTCGGGCTGGCTACGGGCCTCAACTCCCCCACCCTCTACGCCTGGACGGTAGATTTGAGCCACCCCGAGCGCCGGGGCCGGGCTGTGGCTACCATGTACATAGCCCTCGAAGCCGGTATTGGCCTGGGCGCCTTGCTGGCGGGCTGGCTCTACGCCAATGAGCCCGCCCGCCTACCCCTTGTGCACGGCCTAAGTGCCCTAATGGTCCTGGCGGCCCTGCTCTACCTGCTGCGGCACCAGCGGGTTTCGGCCCCGGAGGTGGGGTAG
- a CDS encoding transglutaminase domain-containing protein yields the protein MFTYNAPAIRRGVLSSLLLALPALMRAQELPIRFGKLDAKEAAEVLARPAPDSAAAEVLCNFGQSKIQGAQEGFELRFERTARLLIRRRPGYEHATVRVVLYHDPKDGRREQIMQLKGFTYNLAGKELTKEPLRTEAVFSRKLNERLDEYAFTLPNVREGSILEFTYVIRSPFLFNLQDWQFQQEIPVRWSEYRVQIPGFFVYKELSHTYWPFAINETGSAPYTTGYREKVQDSFGGHAGLQERSYSISTQAITRRWVQKDIPAFREEPFLTTETDYLSRVDFELERIQFDPNREPSYVIGTWAQIEKELLEQEEFGQYLKRDSPLADGAAALRTIPDPAARAAAARQLVLQAVGYSGTASLYARNSPKKVLETRQGNAAEINLLLVRVLREAGLEAQPLLLSTRRHGRVQTELPVLSQLNYVAAHVALPGGKQLLLDATDATLPPELLPEHCLNGQGRLLGPAGRWVSLAPAASHLRYTHARLTLDAKGSLQGTVRQEYAGYAATENRQALAALRQQWQKAHPDWQIDKAEATADDLTRPVALTLNARLPGAEAPATTLYVRPVAQLGVPANPFLHADRLYPVDMPTERRLEYMVELTLPEGYAATELPTGTTLTLPNNGGRFIFNVSQPNPRTLTVTGRLHLAKTRYPAEEYQALRELYTRALAKLAEPIVLHRQ from the coding sequence ATGTTTACGTATAATGCTCCCGCCATTCGGCGCGGGGTTTTGAGCAGCCTGCTGCTCGCACTGCCCGCCCTGATGCGGGCCCAGGAGTTACCTATCCGTTTTGGCAAGCTCGATGCAAAAGAAGCCGCCGAGGTGCTGGCCCGTCCCGCCCCCGATTCGGCGGCGGCTGAGGTTCTCTGCAACTTTGGTCAATCCAAAATTCAGGGGGCACAGGAGGGATTTGAGCTGCGCTTCGAGCGCACGGCCCGCCTGCTAATCCGGCGCCGGCCGGGCTATGAGCACGCCACGGTGCGGGTGGTGCTCTACCACGACCCCAAAGACGGCCGCAGGGAGCAGATTATGCAGCTCAAGGGCTTCACCTATAATCTGGCGGGCAAGGAGCTGACCAAGGAGCCGCTGCGCACCGAGGCCGTATTCAGCCGCAAGCTCAATGAGCGCCTCGACGAATACGCCTTCACGCTGCCCAATGTGCGGGAGGGTTCCATTCTGGAGTTTACCTATGTTATCCGCTCGCCCTTCCTGTTCAATCTGCAGGACTGGCAGTTTCAGCAGGAAATTCCGGTGCGCTGGAGCGAGTACCGGGTCCAGATTCCGGGGTTTTTCGTGTATAAGGAGCTGAGCCACACCTACTGGCCCTTTGCCATCAACGAAACCGGCTCAGCGCCCTACACCACCGGCTACCGCGAGAAAGTGCAGGATTCCTTCGGCGGGCACGCAGGCCTGCAGGAGCGCTCCTATTCTATTTCCACTCAGGCCATTACCCGGCGCTGGGTGCAGAAAGATATTCCGGCCTTCCGGGAAGAGCCCTTCCTGACCACAGAAACCGACTACCTGAGCCGGGTGGATTTCGAGCTGGAGCGCATTCAGTTCGACCCCAACCGCGAACCAAGCTACGTTATCGGGACCTGGGCCCAGATTGAAAAGGAGCTGCTGGAACAGGAAGAGTTTGGCCAGTACCTGAAGCGCGACTCACCGCTGGCCGACGGGGCTGCCGCCCTGCGTACCATTCCGGACCCAGCTGCTCGGGCCGCGGCGGCCCGCCAGCTGGTGCTGCAGGCCGTGGGCTACTCGGGTACTGCCTCCCTGTACGCACGCAACTCCCCCAAAAAGGTACTGGAAACCCGCCAGGGCAACGCCGCCGAAATCAATCTGCTGCTGGTGCGGGTATTGCGCGAGGCGGGCCTGGAGGCCCAGCCCCTGCTTCTGAGCACCCGCCGCCACGGCCGGGTGCAAACCGAGCTGCCCGTGCTTAGCCAGCTCAACTACGTAGCGGCCCACGTAGCCCTGCCCGGCGGCAAGCAGCTGCTGCTGGATGCCACCGATGCTACCCTCCCCCCGGAGCTGCTACCCGAGCACTGCCTCAACGGCCAGGGCCGCCTGCTGGGGCCGGCCGGGCGCTGGGTTTCCCTGGCTCCCGCTGCCTCTCACCTGCGCTACACTCACGCCCGCCTTACCCTCGATGCCAAAGGTAGCCTGCAGGGCACCGTGCGCCAGGAGTATGCCGGCTACGCCGCCACCGAAAACCGCCAGGCCCTGGCAGCTTTGCGCCAGCAGTGGCAAAAGGCCCACCCCGACTGGCAGATCGACAAGGCCGAGGCCACTGCCGATGACCTCACGCGTCCCGTGGCGCTTACGCTGAACGCGCGCCTGCCCGGCGCCGAGGCCCCGGCCACCACCCTCTACGTGCGGCCCGTGGCGCAGCTGGGCGTACCGGCTAACCCCTTCCTGCACGCTGACCGCCTGTATCCCGTGGACATGCCCACCGAGCGGCGCCTGGAGTACATGGTGGAGCTGACGCTACCCGAGGGCTACGCCGCCACCGAGCTGCCGACGGGCACTACCCTTACTCTGCCGAACAACGGGGGGCGGTTTATCTTCAACGTAAGCCAGCCCAATCCGCGCACGCTCACCGTTACGGGCCGCCTGCACCTGGCCAAAACCCGCTACCCGGCCGAGGAATACCAGGCCCTGCGCGAGCTATACACCCGCGCCCTGGCCAAGCTCGCCGAGCCCATCGTGCTGCACCGTCAATAA
- a CDS encoding DUF3857 domain-containing protein, producing MMQPLLRRLFLAGICSVAAVSLAQAQAEPIKFGKIDERDLTGQNFVADSAAPAVVLCDFGRSIFDYNEGQFRVIFERVARIKILKKAGYEYATVKVPLYHRGTTEEKMSGLRGFTYNLVNGQVVKEKLNSESVFREVSSPNVNIRKFTMPNVREGSIIEFTYTVASEFTFNFQDWSFQSDIPVRWSEYRAAIPEYFDYKMLMQGYEPLEVQERNEGVTQYSIRWSSSMDVRTGERESGGSTVVTPRVTNYRWAMKNVPAMREEPYMTTTDDYVSKIDFELAGIKWPEQPYKPVANSWDKIDRELLNEDNFGAQFSRGGFLKEQVAALVAKHPEPAQRVAAVHDLVRSAVKYNGNNGLLSSGNLRRIYDQKSGSSADVNLLLIAALREAGLKANPVVLSTRSHGRMETNVPLLSRFNYVLAHVALPEGKEMLVDATEEMAPCGMLPYRCLNGVGRLVMSKTEESRWVELKPADRLLTYRQINLTVDEKGGMSGQVHQEHGGYLALNQREKLRKLGEKKYVEEMTTGHEGWSIPKYTFKERDIFHKPLTLEYDFATTGSDTPVGTIYLNPLRYFGTDKNPFLHEDRRFPVDFGTALDETIMVNIKLPAGYELEETPKGLAVELPEGGGRFIYNVQPGAGTLQIISRMSLVRPVYSAEEYAYLREFFTHVITKQGEKLVLKKKA from the coding sequence ATGATGCAACCTTTACTCCGCCGACTGTTTCTGGCCGGCATCTGCAGCGTTGCGGCCGTGTCGCTGGCCCAGGCGCAGGCCGAGCCCATTAAGTTTGGCAAAATTGACGAGCGTGACCTGACCGGGCAAAACTTCGTGGCCGACAGCGCCGCTCCGGCCGTAGTGCTCTGCGACTTTGGCCGCTCCATCTTCGACTATAACGAAGGGCAGTTCCGGGTGATTTTTGAACGCGTGGCCCGCATCAAAATTCTCAAGAAAGCCGGCTACGAGTACGCTACCGTGAAAGTGCCCCTCTACCACCGCGGCACCACCGAGGAAAAGATGAGCGGCCTGCGCGGCTTCACCTACAATCTGGTGAACGGCCAGGTGGTGAAGGAAAAACTCAATTCTGAGTCCGTCTTCCGCGAGGTAAGCTCCCCTAATGTGAACATCCGCAAGTTCACGATGCCGAACGTGCGGGAAGGCTCCATCATTGAGTTCACCTACACCGTGGCCTCGGAGTTTACCTTCAACTTCCAGGACTGGTCGTTTCAGTCAGACATTCCGGTGCGCTGGAGCGAGTACCGCGCCGCCATTCCGGAGTACTTCGACTACAAAATGCTGATGCAGGGCTACGAGCCCCTGGAAGTGCAGGAGCGCAACGAAGGCGTGACCCAGTACTCCATCCGGTGGTCGTCGAGCATGGATGTGCGCACGGGCGAGCGGGAATCGGGGGGCTCCACGGTCGTGACCCCGCGCGTAACCAACTACCGCTGGGCCATGAAAAACGTGCCGGCCATGCGTGAGGAGCCCTACATGACCACCACCGACGACTACGTTTCAAAGATTGACTTCGAGCTGGCCGGCATCAAGTGGCCCGAGCAGCCCTACAAGCCAGTGGCCAACTCCTGGGACAAAATTGACCGGGAGCTGCTCAACGAGGACAACTTTGGCGCTCAATTCAGCCGCGGCGGCTTCCTGAAGGAGCAGGTGGCGGCCCTGGTGGCCAAGCATCCCGAGCCGGCCCAACGCGTTGCGGCCGTACATGACCTGGTGCGCAGCGCCGTGAAGTACAACGGCAACAACGGCCTGCTGTCCTCGGGTAACCTACGTCGCATCTACGACCAGAAATCCGGGTCGTCGGCCGACGTGAACCTGCTGTTGATTGCGGCCCTGCGCGAAGCCGGCCTGAAGGCCAACCCCGTGGTACTCAGTACCCGCAGCCACGGCCGCATGGAAACCAACGTGCCCCTGCTCAGCCGCTTTAACTACGTGCTTGCCCACGTAGCCCTGCCCGAAGGCAAGGAGATGCTAGTGGATGCCACCGAGGAAATGGCTCCCTGCGGCATGCTGCCCTACCGCTGCCTCAACGGGGTAGGCCGCCTGGTGATGAGCAAAACCGAAGAGTCGCGCTGGGTGGAGCTCAAGCCCGCCGACCGCCTGCTCACCTACCGCCAGATCAACCTGACCGTGGACGAGAAGGGCGGCATGAGCGGACAGGTGCACCAGGAGCACGGTGGCTACCTGGCCCTGAACCAGCGCGAAAAGCTGCGCAAGCTGGGCGAGAAAAAGTACGTGGAAGAAATGACGACTGGCCACGAAGGCTGGAGCATCCCGAAGTACACCTTCAAGGAGCGCGACATCTTCCATAAGCCCCTAACGCTGGAATACGACTTCGCGACTACTGGCAGCGACACGCCCGTGGGTACCATCTACCTGAACCCGCTGCGCTACTTCGGCACCGATAAGAACCCCTTCCTGCACGAAGACCGCCGTTTTCCCGTGGACTTCGGCACGGCCCTCGATGAAACCATCATGGTGAACATCAAGCTGCCGGCCGGCTACGAGCTGGAAGAAACTCCGAAAGGCCTGGCCGTGGAACTGCCGGAAGGTGGGGGCCGCTTTATCTACAACGTGCAGCCCGGCGCGGGCACCCTCCAGATTATTAGCCGCATGAGCCTGGTGCGGCCGGTGTACTCAGCCGAAGAGTATGCCTACCTGCGGGAGTTCTTTACCCACGTCATCACTAAGCAGGGCGAAAAGCTGGTCCTGAAGAAGAAAGCCTGA
- a CDS encoding DUF3857 domain-containing protein gives MRTFLLPLAAGCTTALALLLGGPAHAAYGPAPKYAVATLPAPLRENAHAVVRRHEETLTVKSVGRTVETVRRAVTVLDEAGARWATELVYYSSLNSISYFRGSVYDADGRLLRQLRAADIHDISLSDGFSLATDARGRVADLSQPSYPYTVEFEYEVVSDNPLFYSTWRPQPVEQLSVEQASFKVLMPAGLKLRYQELRLPPGTTQAPRAQGSQEVYEWQVHDLTAREEEPDAPSVADVTPTVLTAPTEFEVEGHAGRLNSWADLSRWTYELNAGRDALPPALQARIATLVQGETDERARIRKVYEFLQANTRYVSIQLGLGGWQTFPAASVAANGYGDCKALTNYCKALLGAAGITAHAALVRAGSDEQDIRTEFPSSQFNHVVLCVPLAKSARPDTVWLECTSQSNPFGYMGGFTGNRHALLLLPEGGRLVATPRYGAPENRRERRAEVYLDAQGNATATLRTLRTGLEYDAVSELPNLDPAEQKKHISNRLPLANFTLTKVAFRPTPPGAAIPGLTENLALTLPALAPPSGRRVFLTPNLLSRWSAPAGTVGERQTDLWLDHALTHTDTVRLHLPASLRPEQLPAPVQLSTPFGTYSSQLQTLPDGTIQYIRHLQLPRTRFARTEYPAYLEFRRKISAADKAQLVLLKTDA, from the coding sequence ATGCGCACGTTTCTGCTACCCCTGGCCGCCGGCTGCACCACGGCCCTGGCCCTGCTGCTCGGCGGCCCGGCCCATGCCGCCTACGGCCCCGCGCCTAAGTATGCGGTGGCTACCCTACCGGCCCCCCTGCGCGAAAACGCCCACGCCGTGGTGCGCCGCCACGAGGAAACCCTGACGGTAAAATCGGTGGGGCGCACGGTGGAAACGGTGCGCCGGGCGGTAACGGTGCTGGATGAGGCCGGGGCGCGCTGGGCTACGGAGTTGGTGTACTACAGCTCGCTGAACAGCATCAGCTACTTCCGGGGCAGTGTGTACGATGCCGACGGCCGCCTGCTGCGCCAGCTGCGCGCCGCCGACATCCACGACATCAGCCTCTCCGATGGCTTCAGCCTGGCTACCGACGCCCGGGGCCGCGTGGCCGACCTGAGTCAGCCTTCCTACCCCTACACCGTGGAGTTTGAGTACGAGGTGGTGTCGGATAACCCGCTGTTTTACTCTACCTGGCGCCCCCAGCCGGTGGAGCAGCTGAGCGTGGAGCAGGCCTCGTTTAAGGTGCTGATGCCCGCAGGCCTGAAACTGCGCTACCAGGAGCTGCGCCTACCCCCTGGCACCACCCAAGCCCCCCGTGCCCAGGGCAGCCAGGAGGTGTATGAGTGGCAGGTGCACGACCTGACTGCCCGCGAGGAAGAGCCCGATGCGCCCTCAGTGGCCGACGTGACGCCCACTGTGCTGACGGCCCCCACCGAGTTTGAGGTGGAAGGCCACGCCGGCCGCCTGAACTCCTGGGCCGACCTGAGCCGCTGGACCTACGAGCTGAACGCCGGCCGCGACGCTCTGCCCCCAGCCTTGCAGGCCCGTATAGCCACCCTGGTGCAGGGCGAAACCGACGAACGGGCCCGCATCCGGAAGGTGTATGAGTTTCTGCAGGCCAACACCCGCTACGTATCCATTCAGTTGGGCCTCGGGGGCTGGCAGACGTTTCCGGCGGCCTCGGTAGCGGCCAACGGCTACGGCGACTGCAAGGCCCTGACCAACTACTGCAAAGCCTTGCTGGGCGCGGCGGGCATCACGGCGCACGCCGCCCTGGTGCGCGCCGGCTCCGACGAGCAGGACATCCGCACGGAATTCCCCAGCTCCCAGTTCAACCATGTGGTGCTGTGCGTGCCCCTGGCCAAAAGCGCCCGTCCCGATACCGTGTGGCTGGAATGCACCAGCCAGAGCAACCCGTTCGGGTACATGGGGGGCTTTACGGGCAACCGCCACGCCCTGCTGCTGCTGCCCGAGGGCGGCCGGTTGGTAGCCACGCCCCGCTACGGAGCCCCGGAGAACCGGCGCGAGCGGCGGGCCGAGGTGTACCTCGATGCCCAGGGCAACGCCACGGCCACCCTGCGCACGCTGCGCACCGGCCTGGAGTATGATGCCGTATCGGAGCTGCCGAACCTGGACCCGGCCGAGCAGAAAAAGCACATCAGCAACCGGCTGCCCCTGGCCAACTTCACGCTGACTAAAGTGGCTTTTCGGCCTACCCCGCCCGGCGCGGCCATCCCCGGCCTGACGGAAAATCTGGCCCTGACCCTGCCCGCCCTGGCCCCGCCCAGCGGCCGGCGCGTGTTTCTGACGCCCAACCTGCTCAGCCGCTGGTCGGCACCGGCGGGCACTGTGGGCGAGCGGCAGACGGACTTGTGGCTGGACCATGCTCTCACCCACACCGATACCGTGCGCCTGCACCTGCCCGCCAGCCTGCGGCCCGAGCAGCTGCCGGCCCCGGTGCAGCTTAGCACTCCGTTCGGTACCTACTCCAGCCAGCTCCAGACCCTGCCCGACGGTACCATTCAGTACATCCGGCATCTGCAGTTGCCCCGCACCCGCTTCGCCCGCACCGAGTACCCGGCCTACCTGGAGTTCCGCCGCAAAATCAGCGCCGCCGACAAGGCCCAGCTGGTGCTGCTGAAAACGGATGCCTAG